Genomic window (Streptomyces sp. LX-29):
CCGCTCCGACACGCCAGGAAGCCCCGAAAACCACCCGTCGGAGTGGATCGCCGGAGCGGACCGAAGCGATGTCGACGCGCTCCGGGACGGGAGGTGCGCGGGATGCGACGTGAGGCCGCGACTACAGTCGCCGAGGGGGATCGGCTACGTGGCGTAACGGCTCATTGCGGACCACCCGCGACCGCCCGCACCGCTATGGGACGGGTCGTGCCGTCGATCGATCGTTGCGAGGGAACGCGGTCGTCCCCACCGGTCCGCCGCCCTCGGGACACCCGGCGGGTGCTGGTACGGCTCGCAGAGCCCCGTGGGGCGACGAGGGGCCGCTGTGGCGGCATTGCCCGGCCCGGAAGGCGGGGCGGCGGCGGAGTGGCACCCCAGGGCCGGAGGAGGCCGGTGAGCGGCCCTACAGGGCGCGGGGGTGTGGTGGCGTGTGGCGTGTGGCGTGTGGCGTGTGGCGTGTGAGCCAACCGGGTCAACGAACGCAGGACCGGTTCAGCGACGCCGCGCGTGACAGCGCGAGAACGCGCGACTACGGGCGGCGTGGGGCGTGGGTGCGGACTAGGCGACCAACGGCCGCGGGGGCGGGATACCGCCGCCGGCCGCGGTGGGCGGATTACGGCAGCACGGGCGCGGGTGTGGTGGGCCAACTCATCCGGATCACGCCGCCGGCTTCGGTGGCCGAGACCTCGACGTCGTCGACGAGCCCGCTGATGACTGCGAGGCCCATCTCATCCTCAGTCTCGGCAGCGGCCTCGCCCGGCCCCGTAGGCGGGCCGCCCTGGCCACCAGGCGCACCGGCCCCGGCGGCGGGGCCGTGCGGCACCTCGTCGCCCACCTCGATCGAGAACCTCTTCTCGTCCTCGATCAGCACGACCCGGACCGGGGCGGACAGCCGGTTGCTGCGATGCAGCCCCACGGCGCGGCTGCACGCCTCACCGACGGCGAGCCGCACCTCGTCGAGCACGGCCTCGTCCACCCCGGCCCTGCGCGCCACCGCCGCCGCGACGAGGCGTGCGGTCCTGACATGCTCCGGCAGGGCGCTGAAGCGGAGTTCGACGGTGGCCATGCCATCCCCCTCGGACGTACGGGCGTGCATCTCAGGGGGCCGGGCGACTGCACCCGGTACCCCCTGTTGTCTTCCCGCGGCTGCCGACTAAAGGCACTTACTAATCTAGTCAAACGCCTCAGTCAGTGGCCGCAACGGCGTCATCGACCGAGGTGTGGATCGGAAACACCTTGGTCAGGCCGGTGATGCGGAAGATCTTGAGAATGCGCTCCTGGTTGCAGACCAGGCGCAGAGAGCCCTCGTGGGCCCGGACTCGCTTGAGCCCGCCGACGAGGACGCCCAGCCCGGTGGAGTCGAGGAAGTCGACGCCCTCCATGTCGACGACCAGGTGGTAGTTGCCGTCGTTGACAAGCTCGACCAGCTGCTCGCGCAGCTTGGGCGCGGTGTATACATCAATCTCGCCACCGACCTCGACGACCGTGCGGTCGCCAACGGTCCGGGTCGACAGGGACAGGTCCACGGATCCTCCAGCACCTTGCATCGAGCGGTCGCCCCCCATGGATCGGCAGCCGCGATGGCATTCAATCACTTACGGCAGGCGTGCACGACGCCTTGAGCCCATTGTCCGTCACTCCGGTGACACACTCGGTGTCAATGGCGCACAACCAACTCCCGCGGCACGCGGGCATACGCCCCTCCCCCCGGTCCATCCTGGAGCAGCTGACCGGCGGGAGCGATCGGGCTACGCGCATCACTCATACGGAGCACTTGCCCCCGCGATCCGGAACCCATGCCCCCTGGCCTCAGGAGATCCGACCGGAAGTGGTCGACGCCTTCCGGGCCTGCGGAATCGAACACCCGTGGGTGCACCAGGCGCGTACCGCCGAGTACGCGCTGCGTGGCGAGTCCGTCGTCGTCGCCACCGGCACCGCCTCCGGGAAGTCGCTCGCCTACCTCGCCCCCGTCCTCAGCGCCCTGCTGGACGGCGCGGAGGCCCCGGGGCGGCGGGGGGCGACCGCGCTCTACCTGTCGCCCACCAAGGCCCTCGCCGCCGACCAGCGGCGCGCCGTGAGCGAACTGGCCGCGCCGCTCGGCCATGCCGTGCGTCCCGCGGTCTACGACGGCGACACCCCGGTCGAGGAACGCGAGTGGGTCCGGAACCACGCGAACTACGTGCTCACCAACCCGGACATGCTGCACCGCGCGATCCTGCCCGGCCACGCCCGCTGGTCCTCCTTCCTGCGCACGCTGCGCTACGTGGTGATCGACGAGTGCCACACCTACCGCGGCGTCTTCGGCTCGCACGTCGCCCAGGTGCTGCGCAGGCTGCGCCGCGTCTGCGCCCGCTATGGCTCCTCCCCCGTCTTCCTGCTCGCCTCCGCCACCGCCGCCGACCCGGCCCGCGCGGCGACCCGGCTGACCGGACTGCCGGTCGCGGAGATCACCGAGGACGCCTCGCCCCGCGGCGAGCTGGTCTTCGCCCTGTGGGAGCCGCCCCTCACCGAGCTGCACGGCGAGCGCGGCGCCCCGGTGCGCCGCACCGCCACCGCCGAGTCGGCCGACCTGCTCACCGACCTCGCCGTCCAGGGGGTCCGGACCGTCACCTTCGTACGCTCCCGACGCGGCGCCGAGCTCATCGCGCTGATCGCCCAGGAGCGCCTCGCCGCCGTCGACCACTCACTCCCCTCCCGCGTCGCCGCCTACCGGGGCGGCTACCTCCCCGAGGAGCGGCGTGCCCTGGAGCGGGCCCTGCACTCCGGCAGGCTGCTCGGGCTCGCCGCGACCACCGCGCTCGAACTCGGCATGGACATCGCCGGTCTCGACGCCGTGGTCCTCGCGGGCTACCCGGGCACCCGCGCGTCCCTGTGGCAGCAGGCCGGCCGGGCCGGGCGCACCGGCCAGGGAGCGCTGGCGGTCCTGGTGGCCCGGGACGACCCGCTGGACACCTATCTCGTCCACCACCCGGACGCCCTGTTCCGGCAGCCGGTGGAGTCCACCGTCCTCGACCCGGACAACCCGTACGTGCTCGCGCCCCACCTGTGCGCGGCCGCGGCCGAACTGCCCCTCACCGAGGCCGACCTGGAGCTCTTCGGTCCCGCGGCAGCCGAGCTGATGCCGCAACTGGAGCAGCGCAGGCTCCTGCGACGCCGGGCGACCGCCTGGCACTGGACCCGCCGCGAGCGCGCCGCCGACCTCACCGATATCCGGGGCGCGGGCGGCAAGCCGATCCAGGTCGTGGAGGCCGAGACCGGGCGGCTGTTGGGCACCGTGGACGCCGCGGCGGCCCACACCACCGTGCACGACGGCGCCGTCCACCTGCACCAGGGCCGCTCCTACCTGGTCCGGCGGCTCGACCTCGACGACGCCGTCGCTCTGGTCGAGGAGGCCGACCCGCCGTACACGACGACGGCCCGCGACACCACCTCCGTCTCCATCCTGGAGACCACCACCGAAGTGCCGTGGGGCGACGCACGGCTCTGCTTCGGCTCGGTCGAGGTCACCAACCAGGTCGTCTCCTATCTGCGTCGAAAGCTGATCACCGGTGAGGTCCTCGGCGAGTCCAAACTGGACCTGCCGCCCCGGACGCTCCGCACCCGCGCCGTGTGGTGGACGGTCACCGAGGGCCAGCTGGACGACGCGCTCGTGCCACCGGAGGCGCTCGGCGGTGCGCTCCACGCCGCCGAGCACGCCTCCATCGGCATGCTGCCCCTCTTCGCCACCTGCGACCGCTGGGACATCGGCGGCGTCTCGATCCCGCTCCACCCGGACACGCTGCTGCCGACCGTCTTCGTCTACGACGGCCACCCCGGCGGTGCGGGCTTCGCCGAACGCGCCTTCCACACCGCCGCCCGATGGCTCACCGCGACCCGCGAAGCCATCGCCTCCTGCGAGTGCGACTCCGGCTGCCCGTCGTGCATCCAGTCCCCCAAATGCGGCAACGGCAACGACCCGCTCGACAAGAAGGCCGCCATTCGGCTGCTCACCACCCTCCTCGCCGGCGCTCCCACCGCCGCCTCTGAGTCCGACCCCGATTCCGACTTCGACTCCGGCTCCGGTTCCGACTTCGACTCCGGCTCCGGTTCCGACTTCGGCTCCGGCTCCGGCTCCGGCTCCGGCTGAAGCCTCCCGCTGGGGCATCGCCTCGCCCCAGGCGGGAGGCGGCACCGTCGCGGCCCGCGGCCAGCCCCGACGGCCACCGCCGTGGAGGAGATCGCCGAAGCGGGGCGAGGTCAGGGCTCGGGCGGGATCGCGCTCGGCGGACCGGCCCGGGAGCGCACCCGTGGCGCGAACGGCCCGGCGCGGGCCTCGACCGTGAGGTCCGCGATCTCGCCACGCACCTCGCACCGCACCACGCGCGTCCCCTGCGCGGCGGCCACCCGCCGGGCCAGGCCACACGCCGCGCGCGGGCCCTCCAGCGCGTGGTCGGCCGCCGCGAGGGCCGCCAGGTCGGCCGCACCGCCCGCGCGGTGCCGAGCCACCAGGACCTGGCCGAACATCATCAGCCCCGCGAAGAGGGCGCACAGCGCCGTGGCGGCCACCGCGACCCAGACCGTGGCCGAGCCGCGGTCGTCGGTACGGCTCATGCCCCCGCCTCCCCCACCGTGTCCTCGGCCAGCGCCACCGCCTCTCCCTGCAGCCGCACCGCCAGCGGGCCCGGCCCGGCCGCGCGGGCCACCACCCGCACCCGCACCAGGTCGCCCTCGCGACGCACCACGACCTGCGCGCCCCGCGGAGCGGCCGAACGGGCGGCGGCCACGGCGGCCGCCGTCGGCTCGGACCGCGCGGCGGCACGTGCCCCGGCACGTGCCGCGTCCACGCACTGCATCTGCGCCGAGGCGGCCATCAGGCCCCAGATCAGGGCCACCGCGAAGAGCACCAGCACCGGGGTGGCGACTGCCGCCTCCGCCGTGATGAACCCGCTGTCGGAGGTCGGACTCTCCGGGTCGGGGCCGGCCGCACCGAGTGGCGCGTCGGTGCGGCCGGAGGCGCCGGAGGCGTCAGAACGGGGCATCGAGCGCCCTTTCGA
Coding sequences:
- a CDS encoding DEAD/DEAH box helicase → MAHNQLPRHAGIRPSPRSILEQLTGGSDRATRITHTEHLPPRSGTHAPWPQEIRPEVVDAFRACGIEHPWVHQARTAEYALRGESVVVATGTASGKSLAYLAPVLSALLDGAEAPGRRGATALYLSPTKALAADQRRAVSELAAPLGHAVRPAVYDGDTPVEEREWVRNHANYVLTNPDMLHRAILPGHARWSSFLRTLRYVVIDECHTYRGVFGSHVAQVLRRLRRVCARYGSSPVFLLASATAADPARAATRLTGLPVAEITEDASPRGELVFALWEPPLTELHGERGAPVRRTATAESADLLTDLAVQGVRTVTFVRSRRGAELIALIAQERLAAVDHSLPSRVAAYRGGYLPEERRALERALHSGRLLGLAATTALELGMDIAGLDAVVLAGYPGTRASLWQQAGRAGRTGQGALAVLVARDDPLDTYLVHHPDALFRQPVESTVLDPDNPYVLAPHLCAAAAELPLTEADLELFGPAAAELMPQLEQRRLLRRRATAWHWTRRERAADLTDIRGAGGKPIQVVEAETGRLLGTVDAAAAHTTVHDGAVHLHQGRSYLVRRLDLDDAVALVEEADPPYTTTARDTTSVSILETTTEVPWGDARLCFGSVEVTNQVVSYLRRKLITGEVLGESKLDLPPRTLRTRAVWWTVTEGQLDDALVPPEALGGALHAAEHASIGMLPLFATCDRWDIGGVSIPLHPDTLLPTVFVYDGHPGGAGFAERAFHTAARWLTATREAIASCECDSGCPSCIQSPKCGNGNDPLDKKAAIRLLTTLLAGAPTAASESDPDSDFDSGSGSDFDSGSGSDFGSGSGSGSG
- a CDS encoding Rv3654c family TadE-like protein, producing the protein MSRTDDRGSATVWVAVAATALCALFAGLMMFGQVLVARHRAGGAADLAALAAADHALEGPRAACGLARRVAAAQGTRVVRCEVRGEIADLTVEARAGPFAPRVRSRAGPPSAIPPEP
- a CDS encoding ATP-binding protein; protein product: MATVELRFSALPEHVRTARLVAAAVARRAGVDEAVLDEVRLAVGEACSRAVGLHRSNRLSAPVRVVLIEDEKRFSIEVGDEVPHGPAAGAGAPGGQGGPPTGPGEAAAETEDEMGLAVISGLVDDVEVSATEAGGVIRMSWPTTPAPVLP
- the bldG gene encoding anti-sigma factor antagonist BldG, which codes for MDLSLSTRTVGDRTVVEVGGEIDVYTAPKLREQLVELVNDGNYHLVVDMEGVDFLDSTGLGVLVGGLKRVRAHEGSLRLVCNQERILKIFRITGLTKVFPIHTSVDDAVAATD
- a CDS encoding TadE family type IV pilus minor pilin, yielding MPRSDASGASGRTDAPLGAAGPDPESPTSDSGFITAEAAVATPVLVLFAVALIWGLMAASAQMQCVDAARAGARAAARSEPTAAAVAAARSAAPRGAQVVVRREGDLVRVRVVARAAGPGPLAVRLQGEAVALAEDTVGEAGA